A section of the Jaculus jaculus isolate mJacJac1 chromosome 6, mJacJac1.mat.Y.cur, whole genome shotgun sequence genome encodes:
- the LOC101616974 gene encoding LOW QUALITY PROTEIN: zinc finger and BTB domain-containing protein 9-like (The sequence of the model RefSeq protein was modified relative to this genomic sequence to represent the inferred CDS: substituted 1 base at 1 genomic stop codon) — translation MENPPASTPTPGRPPPGLAASEAAARTVQIEFPQHSASLLETLDRHRLEGKFCHVSLLVQGRELRAHKAMLAAASPYFHDKLLLGDTPLFTLPSVTEADAFEGLLQLIYSGRLLLPLDALPAHLLVASGLRMRQVVDRCSAILRELETSGGGISARGGVSCHSLPAASAAGRCVRSSAGQKPAQSFPSAESCASPGSPGGGEGSELGEVLQIQVKEEEEEEEEKEDRWAAASHSQVPRPQRVSCKLPRAHGSYQVPKPAPSHRLAEGDSPALEPPAPPTVPPPQITPVKLNSLQFKGEMSGGGIPSGGAKEKTRVLPGGDVEGNGELRFLLSSGAGATSGGGGRSWKPVDLHGNEILSGGGGPGGGGRPCMGPSSXGRGAPPAYGKRFDCLCGKRFVVKPKRGRHIMLTFSLRPVGCGICNKRFKLKHHLTEHMKTHAGALHDCPYCGPQLRVHACYLRHHDLCKGQGWSTAHWTYK, via the coding sequence ATGGAGAACCCGCCTGCCTCGACTCCCACCCCTGGCCGACCGCCGCCGGGCCTCGCTGCTTCCGAGGCGGCCGCACGCACCGTCCAGATAGAGTTTCCCCAGCACAGCGCGTCGCTGCTGGAAACCCTGGACCGCCACCGATTGGAGGGGAAGTTCTGCCATGTGTCCCTCCTTGTGCAGGGCCGCGAGCTCAGGGCGCACAAAGCCATGTTGGCCGCCGCCTCCCCTTACTTCCACGACAAGCTGCTTTTGGGGGACACGCCCCTTTTCACTCTGCCCAGTGTCACTGAAGCCGACGCCTTCGAGGGGCTGCTGCAGCTCATCTATTCCGGACGCCTCCTCCTGCCGCTGGACGCCCTGCCTGCCCATCTCCTCGTAGCCAGTGGCCTTCGGATGCGGCAGGTCGTAGATCGGTGCTCAGCGATTCTTAGGGAACTAGAAACGTCAGGCGGTGGCATCTCCGCCCGTGGAGGAGTCTCCTGCCACTCGTTGCCCGCGGCGTCTGCGGCAGGCCGCTGCGTCCGCTCCTCCGCCGGCCAGAAACCCGCGCAGTCCTTCCCCTCTGCAGAGAGCTGCGCATCTCCTGGGAGCCCCGGAGGAGGTGAGGGCAGTGAACTGGGAGAAGTGCTGCAAATTCaggtgaaggaggaggaggaagaagaagaggagaaggaggaccGCTGGGCAGCAGCCTCACACTCTCAGGTTCCTAGGCCTCAGAGAGTATCGTGCAAGCTTCCCCGCGCTCATGGATCCTATCAGGTGCCCAAACCTGCTCCTTCTCACAGGCTTGCAGAGGGTGACAGTCCAGCCCTTGAGCCCCCTGCCCCTCCtacagtgccccccccccagatCACCCCCGTTAAGCTGAATTCCTTACAGTTCAAGGGAGAAATGTCCGGAGGTGGCATTCCATCTGGAGGAGCAAAGGAGAAGACCAGAGTACTTCCTGGAGGAGACGTCGAGGGCAATGGGGAGCTGAGGTTCCTACTGTCCTCCGGAGCAGGGGCGACCTCTGGAGGAGGAGGTCGGTCCTGGAAGCCCGTGGATCTCCATGGGAATGAAATCTTGTCTGGGGGTGGAGGGCCTGGAGGAGGGGGCAGACCGTGCATGGGCCCGTCAAGCTAGGGGAGGGGGGCACCGCCTGCCTATGGGAAACGCTTTGACTGCTTGTGTGGAAAGCGGTTTGTGGTAAAGCCCAAACGAGGCCGGCACATCATGCTGACCTTCAGTCTTCGCCCTGTTGGGTGCGGCATCTGTAACAAGCGCTTCAAGCTGAAGCACCATCTCACGGAGCACATGAAGACCCATGCCGGCGCCCTCCATGATTGTCCCTACTGTGGCCCTCAGTTACGGGTCCACGCTTGTTATCTTCGCCACCACGATCTGTGCAAGGGCCAGGGCTGGTCCACTGCACACTGGACTTACAAGTGA